From the Phoenix dactylifera cultivar Barhee BC4 unplaced genomic scaffold, palm_55x_up_171113_PBpolish2nd_filt_p 000339F, whole genome shotgun sequence genome, one window contains:
- the LOC120105660 gene encoding uncharacterized protein LOC120105660: MRFGIRGAFCLRYVGPFEILERVGAVAYRLASAPSLSRVYNVFHVFMLRKYAPDAGHMVEMAPLWLREDLSYDERIVDRKEQVLRSCAIPYVKIQWSNHSEREATWELEDKMKEKYPNLF; encoded by the coding sequence ATGCGATTTGGAATTCGTGGGGCATTTTGTCTGCGTTATGTGGGACCTTTTGAAATTCTGGAAAGAGTTGGAGCTGTAGCTTATAGATTGGCATCTGCACCATCACTATCTAGAGTTTATAATGTATTCCATGTTTTCATGTTAAGAAAGTATGCTCCAGATGCCGGCCATATGGTAGAAATGGCTCCTTTGTGGCTTAGAGAGGACTTGTCATATGATGAGCGTATTGTTGATAGAAAGGAACAAGTATTAAGAAGCTGCGCAATTCCttatgtcaagatccagtgGAGTAATCACTCAGAACGTGAGGCAACTTGGGAACTAGAGGAcaagatgaaggaaaaatatccaaACCTATTTTGA